A stretch of Lactuca sativa cultivar Salinas chromosome 6, Lsat_Salinas_v11, whole genome shotgun sequence DNA encodes these proteins:
- the LOC111914098 gene encoding probable transcription factor KAN4 isoform X2 — protein sequence MFLSSNFSPMTNNEATTFPDLSLQISPPFAADEYNMTGCIIKRPPSTSSSSSDLSQENTFNHHHYQQLIAADMDGFVNHGLQFDQQQPQLTLGPEMGALNDCHPNHHYHPRGPRQIYSYDFKRSSRMVNSVRRGARAPRMRWTSSLHAHFIHAVQLLGGHERATPKSVQELMNVKDLTLAHVKSHLQMYRTVKSTDRGGADTQVINPRAPISLFEVEGDISPSTTLHISQRRSFESSLETNDLSYTMKKNVSSDYPISIHTSEADDEHEVTLSLSKKIKMLENNRTYSSSERLLNLEFTLGRPCRQLDQIF from the exons ATGTTTCTGAGCTCAAATTTTTCTCCAATGACAAATAACGAAGCTACAACTTTCCCAGATCTATCCTTACAGATCAGTCCTCCATTTGCAGCGGATGAGTATAACATGACAGGTTGTATCATCAAAAGGCCACCCTCCACCTCAAGCAGCAGCAGCGATTTAAGCCAAGAAAACACCTTCAACCATCACCACTACCAACAGCTTATAGCAGCAGATATGGATGGTTTTGTTAACCATGGTTTGCAGTTTGATCAGCAGCAGCCTCAGCTGACCTTGGGGCCTGAGATGGGAGCTTTGAATGATTGTCATCCCAACCACCATTATCATCCGCGTGGACCACGTCAAATCTACTCCTACGATTTCAAGAGAAGCTCGAGGATGGTTAACAGTGTCAGAAGGGGCGCTAGAGCTCCTCGTATGAGATGGACCTCGTCCTTACACGCCCACTTCATACATGCCGTTCAGCTCCTTGGTGGTCATGAAA GAGCAACCCCAAAATCAGTGCAAGAGTTGATGAATGTGAAGGATCTAACCCTAGCTCATGTGAAGAGTCACTTGCAG ATGTACAGGACAGTGAAGAGCACTGACAGAGGAGGAGCAG ATACTCAAGTAATTAATCCAAGGGCTCCAATCTCATTGTTTGAAGTAGAGGGAGATATATCACCATCTACTACACTGCATATATCTCAaag GAGATCCTTTGAATCGTCTTTGGAAACGAATGATTTGAGTTACACAATGAAAAAAAATGTATCAAGTGATTACCCGATATCCATTCACACTAGTGAG GCGGATGATGAGCATGAGGTAACCCTAAGTTTGTCGAAAAAGATTAAGATGTTAGAAAATAATCGAACCTATTCGTCATCAGAAAGGTTGCTTAACCTTGAGTTCACCCTTGGACGGCCATGCCGGCAGTTGGACCAGATCTTTTGA
- the LOC111914098 gene encoding probable transcription factor KAN4 isoform X1: MFLSSNFSPMTNNEATTFPDLSLQISPPFAADEYNMTGCIIKRPPSTSSSSSDLSQENTFNHHHYQQLIAADMDGFVNHGLQFDQQQPQLTLGPEMGALNDCHPNHHYHPRGPRQIYSYDFKRSSRMVNSVRRGARAPRMRWTSSLHAHFIHAVQLLGGHERATPKSVQELMNVKDLTLAHVKSHLQMYRTVKSTDRGGAVALTDTQVINPRAPISLFEVEGDISPSTTLHISQRRSFESSLETNDLSYTMKKNVSSDYPISIHTSEADDEHEVTLSLSKKIKMLENNRTYSSSERLLNLEFTLGRPCRQLDQIF, encoded by the exons ATGTTTCTGAGCTCAAATTTTTCTCCAATGACAAATAACGAAGCTACAACTTTCCCAGATCTATCCTTACAGATCAGTCCTCCATTTGCAGCGGATGAGTATAACATGACAGGTTGTATCATCAAAAGGCCACCCTCCACCTCAAGCAGCAGCAGCGATTTAAGCCAAGAAAACACCTTCAACCATCACCACTACCAACAGCTTATAGCAGCAGATATGGATGGTTTTGTTAACCATGGTTTGCAGTTTGATCAGCAGCAGCCTCAGCTGACCTTGGGGCCTGAGATGGGAGCTTTGAATGATTGTCATCCCAACCACCATTATCATCCGCGTGGACCACGTCAAATCTACTCCTACGATTTCAAGAGAAGCTCGAGGATGGTTAACAGTGTCAGAAGGGGCGCTAGAGCTCCTCGTATGAGATGGACCTCGTCCTTACACGCCCACTTCATACATGCCGTTCAGCTCCTTGGTGGTCATGAAA GAGCAACCCCAAAATCAGTGCAAGAGTTGATGAATGTGAAGGATCTAACCCTAGCTCATGTGAAGAGTCACTTGCAG ATGTACAGGACAGTGAAGAGCACTGACAGAGGAGGAGCAG TTGCACTGACAGATACTCAAGTAATTAATCCAAGGGCTCCAATCTCATTGTTTGAAGTAGAGGGAGATATATCACCATCTACTACACTGCATATATCTCAaag GAGATCCTTTGAATCGTCTTTGGAAACGAATGATTTGAGTTACACAATGAAAAAAAATGTATCAAGTGATTACCCGATATCCATTCACACTAGTGAG GCGGATGATGAGCATGAGGTAACCCTAAGTTTGTCGAAAAAGATTAAGATGTTAGAAAATAATCGAACCTATTCGTCATCAGAAAGGTTGCTTAACCTTGAGTTCACCCTTGGACGGCCATGCCGGCAGTTGGACCAGATCTTTTGA